CCTCATTTAAAAAATAGTTGTATAATGAAAGTATATGATTGTATTATACAACTATTTTCCGTAAGGTCAATAGTGTTTTCTTCCAGGGGATATTTAATCGTGGTTATTAATGCATGGATGAGTGTGTTATTATAGTTTTAGGAAATAGTTTAACAGTGAGGTAATAAAGAAATGCATGAACAATCTTTGGAAATGATTGAACTTGAACTGGCTATTCTTATAAGACGATCTACATCAAATACAAATAAAAAACTTTGGAATCTTGACCGATCTGCATATTTATTACTCCGTCGGATCGCCACAAAAGGGGCTGTTGGTGTAAAAGTACTAGCTGGGGAGTTCCAGTTAGATATTTCAACTGTAAGCAGGCAAGCAGCCACTTTAGAGCACAAGGGTTATTTATATAAAATTCCTGATCCATTAGATGGAAGGGCATATTCTTTTCAAATAACGGAACTGGGATTAAAGGAATTAAATGAGTATAAGCAGGCACGATTGGAAAGAATAGCAGAGCTATTAATTGATTGGCCGGATGAGGAATGTAAAGTATTCGGACAGTTATTACAAAAATTTAATCAATCTTTACTTAAATAATTTTTTTCTTATTGTTGGAAAAAGGGGTGATCGAAAAGTCGTGAAAAACACGGATTTTTAATCACCTTTATTTTTTTAATATAAATAGCGCCTTTAATAAAGTTAAATATCGGAATGGATTGTAAAAAATATCATTTTATTAATCATGAAAGGTAAATATTATGTTTCACGTGTAGTTCTCTTCTGTTTTCTAATATTAATAACGAATTAACAGTGAAAAGGGAGACAGAAGATCATTTAACTGGTATTATTTTGTGTGAGAATCAGTTTTTTGATTAGATTCTTCGTTAATAAAAAGGTGGGAGACAAAAGCTCATGGACACAAAAAGAATCGAACAAGACTTTTTAGGAAAGAAGGAAATACCGACAGATGTGTATTATGGAATCCAAACACTTAGGGCGGTTGAAAATTTTCCGATTACAGGTTATCGAATTCATAAAGAGTTAATAATAGCACTAGCAATGGTAAAAAAAGCGGCGGCAATTGCCAATATGAATACAAAACGCTTATATAGCGGACTTGGAAATGTAATATGTCAGGCAGCCGATGAAATTATTGAAGGAAAGTGGCATGATCAATTTATTGTTGATCCTATTCAAGGTGGAGCAGGGACTTCAATGAACATGAATGCTAATGAAGTAATTGCGAACCGTGCTCTTGAATTGCTCGGACACGATAAAGGAGCCTATATCCATTTAAGTCCAAATAGTCATGTAAATATGTCGCAATCGACAAATGATGTATTTCCTACAGCTATTCACATTGCTACACTGAAGTTGCTTGAAAAGTTGCTTGAAACTATGAAAGATATGCATAAGGTTTTTAAGGATAAGGCAAAGCGGTTTGAAAACGTTATCAAAATGGGGCGTACACATCTTCAAGATGCTGTGCCGATTCGCCTTGGCCAAGAATTTGAAGCATACTCACGTGTACTTGAACGGGATATGAAGCGTATTTCGCAATCTCAAACACATTTATATGAAGTGAATATGGGGGCAACAGCTGTTGGAACCGGATTAAATGCAGATCCAAAATATATTAAAGATGTCGTGAAACGCCTTGCGGAAATTACTGGGCTGCCATTAGTGAATGCTGATCATCTTGTAGATGCTACGCAAAATACGGATGCTTATACCGAAGTGTCTGCCGCATTAAAGGTTTGTATGATGAACATGTCAAAAATAGCTAATGACCTCCGATTGATGGCATCAGGTCCTCGTGCAGGGCTAGCTGAGATAACTTTACCGGCTCGTCAGCCAGGTTCTTCCATCATGCCGGGTAAAGTGAATCCTGTTATGCCTGAGCTGATCAATCAAATTGCCTTTCAGGTAATTGGAAATGATCATACCATCTGTCTGGCTTCAGAAGCCGGTCAGCTGGAATTGAACGTTATGGAGCCAGTGTTAGTCTTTAACTTGCTTCAGTCAATCAGCATTATGAACAATGGTTTCCGAACGTTTACCGACCATTGTCTCTCTGGTATTGAAGCAAATGAGGCCCGCTTAAAGGAATATGTAGAAAAAAGCGTTGGCATTATCACAGCCGTAAATCCTCATTTGGGATACGAAGTGGCGGCACGCATTGCAAGAGAGGCAACAATAACTGGAAAGTCAGTTCGTGAGTTATGCTTGAAGTATGATGTGTTAACTGAAGAAGAATTAGATCTTATTTTGAATATTTATGAAATGACCAAACCTGGTATTGCAGGTGCAGCTCTTTTAGATAAAGATTAAGCCTGAACACCAAAGCCCGAAGCTGTTATCTTTAACGGTAAAGGTATTACAGGACAATTATAACAATTGAAAAGAAGCTCAATGTCATGAGCTTCTTTTGTTTTAAAAAAATCCCGTACTATTTCTTCTAGTTCATACAACTAAAGGGGGAGGATAATTTTGGAAAACAATTCCTTGAATGCACAACTTATTCAAACTAGTGAATATGGTGATGTACCATCTGTGAAACAGTTATTACAAGAGGGGGCATGTATTGATTATAAGGATGATAACGGCCGAACCGCATTAATGGCAGCTACCCAAAAAAATCAAATTGCTGTGGTAAAATTGCTGCTTGAAGCTGGCAGCGACGTAAACCAAAGAGATATAACCCAATTAACTCCTTTTATTTGTTCTGGTGCGAACGGATTTCATGAAATTTTAACTTTGATGCTCGATTATGGTGCCGATCTAAATAGTGTAAATCGCTTTGGTGGTACGGCATTGTTACCTTCTAGTGAGAAAGGTTACCTGAAAACTGTACAAGTTTGCTTAGATGCTGGAGTTCCGGTAAACCATGTGAACAATTTAGGCTGGTCTGCTCTACTTGAGGCTGTCATTTTAGGAAATGGCGGTCGGCTTTACTCTAATGTTATTCAAGAGCTTGTTAAAGCAGGTGCAGATGTGAATTTTCCAGATAGAGACGGAAAGTCGTCACTTCAACATGCGAAAGAAATGGAGCAGGAAAAGGTTGTAAGCATTCTGAACAAAGAATATGTAGAAAATAATGCATTTATTAAAAAAGCAAAAACACTTGCCAGAATCGATGAGTATGACCAAGCTATTTCAGAGATTGAAAAAGGTCTTGAAATTGATAATCAAAACCTTGATTTCATTTATTATAAAGGCTTTTTCTTACAAGAATTAAAAAGCTATGAAGAAGCTCTTGAGCAGTACAACAAAGCTTTAACCATAAATCCCAATGATTTAGACTTCTATTTTTATACAGCTAATTGTTTACGTTCCATGAGGAAACCAAATGAAGCACTTTTAGAATATGATAAAGCCAGTGCTAAAAACCCTGAAGAGACTTTTTATCGTTATCATAAATCAAATTACTTGAGAGAACTAGGAAGACATGAAGAAGCTGTGGTTGAAATGAATAAACTATTAGAATTAAAGCCAAATCGCTATGATTTTTCTTTTCATAAGGCAAACAGTCTCAGATCTCTTGGTAAACATCAAGAAGCAATTGAAGCGATTGAGAATGCGATTAAACATGACCCGACAAATCCATTATATCAACAGCATAAAAACCAATCTCTTGAATTGGTTGGAAAGTAAGAAAAATTATGAGGTTACGGAATGAGAAATATTGTAAAGGTAGGGCAAAGAGATAATTGTGACAATCTATTTGAACATTTTCACAAATTAAATTAGAGGTAGGATTTCGACCCTGCTTTAAACCAAATGAAAAGCAGTCAATCTCATACATGGTTGGCTGCTTTTTTTCATTTTTTAGATTAGGTAAATCAATCAAACCTTATTCTACATAGTAAATTTGTAGAAATTCAATTGATCCTTAGGCATTTTTTGATTTCATGGAATGGTCAGGCGCTAAAATTGATTAGTGCCAGTTTTTATTTTGTATCACTCATGGTTCGATAAATTTGTGTGTACATACTCCCTTCAACAATGTTTTCAAGGAAAAAGGGACCAATTAGCTCTAAATATTTATCGTCTTCAAACATTTTTTTGTTTTGTAATTCCATTTCGGCTAAGCCCTCATAGATCGAGAGCAAAGCGTAAGTATGATCCTCCCCGGAAATAGGTGTCAATATCTCCACTCTATGTGCATAATTCTCATTTCTGAATGTTTTCAGTTCTTTTAGATTTTCAATT
The DNA window shown above is from Neobacillus sp. WH10 and carries:
- a CDS encoding MarR family transcriptional regulator, with product MHEQSLEMIELELAILIRRSTSNTNKKLWNLDRSAYLLLRRIATKGAVGVKVLAGEFQLDISTVSRQAATLEHKGYLYKIPDPLDGRAYSFQITELGLKELNEYKQARLERIAELLIDWPDEECKVFGQLLQKFNQSLLK
- the aspA gene encoding aspartate ammonia-lyase; translated protein: MDTKRIEQDFLGKKEIPTDVYYGIQTLRAVENFPITGYRIHKELIIALAMVKKAAAIANMNTKRLYSGLGNVICQAADEIIEGKWHDQFIVDPIQGGAGTSMNMNANEVIANRALELLGHDKGAYIHLSPNSHVNMSQSTNDVFPTAIHIATLKLLEKLLETMKDMHKVFKDKAKRFENVIKMGRTHLQDAVPIRLGQEFEAYSRVLERDMKRISQSQTHLYEVNMGATAVGTGLNADPKYIKDVVKRLAEITGLPLVNADHLVDATQNTDAYTEVSAALKVCMMNMSKIANDLRLMASGPRAGLAEITLPARQPGSSIMPGKVNPVMPELINQIAFQVIGNDHTICLASEAGQLELNVMEPVLVFNLLQSISIMNNGFRTFTDHCLSGIEANEARLKEYVEKSVGIITAVNPHLGYEVAARIAREATITGKSVRELCLKYDVLTEEELDLILNIYEMTKPGIAGAALLDKD
- a CDS encoding ankyrin repeat domain-containing protein, giving the protein MENNSLNAQLIQTSEYGDVPSVKQLLQEGACIDYKDDNGRTALMAATQKNQIAVVKLLLEAGSDVNQRDITQLTPFICSGANGFHEILTLMLDYGADLNSVNRFGGTALLPSSEKGYLKTVQVCLDAGVPVNHVNNLGWSALLEAVILGNGGRLYSNVIQELVKAGADVNFPDRDGKSSLQHAKEMEQEKVVSILNKEYVENNAFIKKAKTLARIDEYDQAISEIEKGLEIDNQNLDFIYYKGFFLQELKSYEEALEQYNKALTINPNDLDFYFYTANCLRSMRKPNEALLEYDKASAKNPEETFYRYHKSNYLRELGRHEEAVVEMNKLLELKPNRYDFSFHKANSLRSLGKHQEAIEAIENAIKHDPTNPLYQQHKNQSLELVGK